The following coding sequences lie in one Vicia villosa cultivar HV-30 ecotype Madison, WI unplaced genomic scaffold, Vvil1.0 ctg.001100F_1_1, whole genome shotgun sequence genomic window:
- the LOC131633243 gene encoding uncharacterized protein LOC131633243, giving the protein MTFHSFGSIIYPSNDYDYIGNESCIDLETENNFLSNIDHQGSLASSDEKKMKSSVRSCEKKREFPPPIPCLAQTQNLASHMPYVLKRYYTDEGRLIIKEEKVKHHEYFHAHRENGRLTLQLVPLGHDDDDDDDDYFMEAEDQEEQQEEEINNVTMDQSAVMNDNFEKENTDNTQKNVAVDVVDDVDDEVVVDENEIVGGANSKGNYLNCNNSVISSPSGIFGVLPLRTVRG; this is encoded by the coding sequence ATGACTTTCCACTCTTTTGGCTCTATTATATACCCTTCAAACGACTACGATTACATTGGCAACGAGAGTTGCATCGACCTTGAAACAGAAaacaatttcctatctaacattGATCATCAGGGTTCTCtagcttcttctgatgaaaagaagatgaaaagttctGTTAGGAGTTGTGAGAAGAAGAGAGAGTTTCCTCCTCCTATACCTTGCCTTGCTCAAACTCAAAACCTTGCTTCTCACATGCCGTATGTGTTGAAAAGATACTACACTGATGAGGGAAGGTTGATCATCAAGGAAGAGAAAGTGAAACATCATGAGTATTTTCATGCGCATAGAGAGAATGGTAGACTCACCTTGCAGCTTGTTCCACTTGGTCATGACGATGACGACGATGATGATGACTATTTCATGGAGGCAGAAgatcaagaagaacaacaagagGAGGAGATTAACAATGTTACTATGGATCAAAGTGCTGTTATGaatgataattttgaaaaagaaaatacagaCAACACTCAAAAGAATGTTGctgttgatgttgttgatgatgttgatgatgaggtTGTTGTTGATGAGAATGAGATAGTAGGGGGTGCAAATAGTAAAGGAAATTATTTGAACTGCAACAACAGTGTGATATCGTCTCCTTCTGGTATATTTGGGGTACTTCCTCTGAGAACAGTTCGTGGTTGA
- the LOC131633242 gene encoding protein FANTASTIC FOUR 1-like, producing the protein MTFHSFGSIIYPSNDYDYIGNESCIDLETENNFLSNIDHQSSLASSDEKKMKSSVRNCEKKREFPPPIPCLAQTQNLASHMPYVLKRYYTDEGRLIIKEEKVKHHEYFHAHRENGRLTLQLVPLGHDDDDDDDEDYFIEAEDQEEQEEQEEEEINNVTMNQSVVLNDNFEEENTDNTQKNVAVDVDVVDEVVVDENEIVGGANSKGNYLNCNNSVISSPSGIFGVLPMQPIRTVRG; encoded by the coding sequence ATGACTTTCCACTCTTTTGGCTCTATTATATACCCTTCAAACGACTATGATTACATTGGCAACGAGAGTTGCATCGACCTTGAAACAGAAaacaatttcctatctaacattGATCATCAGAGTTCTCtagcttcttctgatgaaaagaagatgaaaagttctGTTAGGAATTGTGAGAAGAAGAGAGAGTTTCCTCCTCCTATACCTTGCCTTGCTCAAACTCAAAACCTTGCTTCTCACATGCCGTATGTGTTGAAAAGATACTACACTGATGAGGGAAGGTTGATCATCAAGGAAGAGAAAGTGAAACATCATGAGTATTTTCATGCGCATAGAGAGAATGGTAGACTCACCTTGCAGCTTGTTCCACTTGGTCATGACGATGACGACGACGATGACGAAGACTATTTCATAGAGGCAGAAGatcaagaagaacaagaagaacaagaagaggAGGAGATTAACAATGTTACTATGAATCAAAGTGTTGTTTTGAATGATAATTTTGAAGAAGAAAATACGGACAACACTCAAAAGAATGTTGctgttgatgttgatgttgttgatgaggTTGTTGTTGATGAGAATGAGATAGTAGGGGGTGCAAATAGTAAAGGAAATTATTTGAACTGCAACAACAGTGTGATATCGTCTCCTTCTGGTATATTTGGGGTACTTCCTATGCAACCTATAAGAACAGTTCGTGGTTGA